A window of the Miscanthus floridulus cultivar M001 chromosome 14, ASM1932011v1, whole genome shotgun sequence genome harbors these coding sequences:
- the LOC136504703 gene encoding origin of replication complex subunit 3-like: protein MSAPPCDTLPTAANNIQPFLVLHKAAASSVPSSRGKRQIQTSQPSSPNPKSANRCRQPVGKECEDEGGLELYEQLRIEAFHRTWSKIQSTIDEVLRAINLKLFDQVLQWAKESFASVRAITEPHRTEVQQPYPLLTDVICRRIPTAFVLTKNAEFVDDITTFHDLAGHMKFNGCHVVKLSAAELSAKHGVGGCFRSLLRQLLSYVPDVADVSALASWYCEAGNFDQPIIVIIDDLEQCSGDVLGELVMMLSEWVFKIPVFFVMGIATTLDAPKKLLSSEALQRLEPCKLTLGSPSDRLNALVEAILVKPCAGFCISHEVALFLRNYFFRHDGTITSFITALRLACSKHFSMEPLSFLCIGMLEEDSEEFWHDKFESLPQAIQKCAFDLPSSKNANNSNNSCNMVEGLSRLLKLQKDWSSVLLCLYEAGRHDKVQLLDIFCEAVNPDLQTENAPDSYLFASKVTCENLLGVKSGSAKGFIAQVMNTIRYLPTEILLHVLEVWSIHLDGMSEINERVKELQSTTIGADSVRAKRRSTANTGNGTVVLNEKAAVLLQDVVRKYLVPVECLPFHEIICFKNVDILQSALIGNPRRMIQLDLLKSQSHLKCSCCSRSGAAVSGSLHDTSIMCNLAQEYGDVINLHDWYTAFEGIIKSTNSKAKRKSYSSPSKKKSKPTPPEAEGMIQARFCRAVTEMQITGLVRMPSKRRPDLVQRITFGP, encoded by the coding sequence ATGTCAGCGCCACCCTGTGACACCCTGCCCACCGCTGCCAACAACATCCAGCCATTTCTTGTCCTTCACAAGGCTGCTGCCTCCTCGGTGCCATCTTCCCGCGGTAAGCGCCAGATTCAGACCTCACAGCCATCCTCACCCAACCCCAAATCAGCAAACAGGTGTCGTCAGCCAGTGGGCAAGGAGTGTGAGGACGAAGGGGGTTTGGAGCTATACGAGCAGCTGCGCATTGAGGCCTTTCACCGAACCTGGTCCAAGATCCAGTCCACCATTGATGAGGTCCTCAGGGCCATCAACCTCAAGCTGTTCGACCAGGTGCTGCAGTGGGCCAAGGAGTCCTTCGCCTCGGTCCGTGCCATCACGGAACCGCACCGCACTGAAGTCCAGCAGCCATACCCTCTCCTGACTGATGTGATCTGCAGAAGGATCCCCACAGCATTCGTCCTCACCAAGAATGCGGAGTTTGTTGATGATATCACAACATTTCATGATCTCGCAGGGCATATGAAGTTCAATGGATGTCACGTAGTCAAGCTGTCAGCAGCTGAATTATCAGCAAAACATGGAGTTGGTGGGTGCTTTAGGAGCCTGTTGCGGCAACTACTATCCTATGTTCCTGATGTCGCTGATGTATCTGCGCTGGCATCATGGTATTGTGAAGCTGGGAACTTTGATCAGCCTATCATTGTCATAATTGATGATTTGGAGCAATGTTCTGGTGATGTGCTGGGAGAGCTTGTGATGATGCTGAGTGAATGGGTGTTTAAAATTCCAGTCTTCTTTGTAATGGGGATAGCAACTACCCTTGATGCTCCAAAGAAGCTTCTCTCATCAGAGGCCCTTCAACGATTAGAGCCCTGCAAACTTACCTTGGGGTCTCCCTCAGATAGATTGAATGCACTTGTTGAGGCCATCCTTGTTAAACCATGCGCTGGATTTTGCATCAGTCATGAAGTCGCACTGTTCCTCAGAAATTACTTTTTTAGGCATGATGGGACAATAACTTCTTTTATTACTGCTCTCAGGCTTGCATGCAGTAAGCACTTCTCCATGGAACCTCTAAGCTTTTTGTGCATAGGAATGCTGGAGGAAGATTCTGAAGAATTTTGGCATGATAAGTTTGAATCACTCCCTCAAGCAATACAGAAATGTGCTTTTGATCTACCCTCATCGAAAAATGCAAATAATTCAAACAATTCTTGCAACATGGTAGAAGGATTGTCTAGGCTGCTGAAATTGCAAAAGGATTGGAGTTCTGTTCTCTTGTGCCTGTATGAAGCTGGAAGACATGACAAAGTGCAGCTTTTGGATATCTTCTGTGAGGCAGTCAACCCAGATTTGCAAACTGAAAATGCACCAGATAGTTACCTATTTGCTTCTAAAGTGACTTGTGAAAACTTATTAGGAGTAAAGTCAGGGTCTGCTAAAGGATTTATAGCCCAAGTAATGAATACAATAAGGTACTTGCCTACGGAAATTTTGTTACATGTCCTTGAAGTTTGGAGCATCCATTTAGATGGAATGAGTGAGATCAATGAGAGAGTGAAGGAGCTTCAGTCGACCACAATTGGTGCCGATAGTGTTAGAGCCAAAAGGAGATCAACCGCCAATACTGGAAATGGAACTGTTGTACTAAATGAGAAAGCGGCTGTGCTATTACAGGATGTTGTTAGGAAATATTTGGTACCTGTTGAGTGCTTACCTTTTCATGAAATCATCTGCTTCAAGAATGTTGACATTCTCCAATCTGCGCTGATTGGAAATCCAAGAAGAATGATTCAACTTGATCTTCTGAAGTCACAGAGCCATCTGAAATGCTCTTGTTGCAGTAGGAGTGGTGCTGCTGTGTCAGGATCGTTGCATGACACATCAATCATGTGCAACCTAGCCCAAGAATATGGTGATGTGATTAACCTTCATGATTGGTACACGGCCTTTGAAGGCATTATCAAGAGCACAAATTCAAAAGCCAAACGGAAATCTTACAGTTCTCCCTCGAAGAAGAAATCAAAACCCACACCTCCAGAGGCTGAAGGTATGATCCAAGCAAGGTTTTGCAGAGCTGTTACTGAGATGCAAATCACTGGCCTTGTTCGGATGCCAAGCAAGAGAAGGCCCGATCTTGTGCAGAGAATCACGTTTGGTCCTTAA
- the LOC136505259 gene encoding uncharacterized protein isoform X2 yields the protein MALVAGSYERFIWGFSLKTLTNPSATATSASPSETLTLAPLFSYSAHTGPVRCVAAAPRAGLAASGGADDSARLYDLPSAADLGPLLDPSAAVSALAFYSRGPVPRNLLAACDDGALLLYDADGFALLATLRAFPRHEAVEGLAVHPSGRVALAVGRAGALAMLNLVRGRRSFACRLERPASAVAYAEDRDGGDRFVMAAEEKVSVHDSVDARIIHQMDCGKRVLAMAPAKNGVLYTGGEDRCVTAWDLSSGKDMGHSDNWEWKAYSISRG from the exons ATGGCTCTCGTCGCCGGCTCCTACGAGCGCTTCATCTGGGGCTTCTCCCTGAAAACCCTGACCAAcccctccgccaccgccaccagcgCCTCGCCCTCCGAGACCCTCACTCTCGCGCCGCTCTTCTCGTACTCGGCTCACACGGGCCCGGTGCGCTGCGTGGCCGCGGCGCCGCGGGCGGGGCTGGCGGCGTCCGGCGGCGCGGACGACTCCGCCCGCCTCTACGACCTCCCCTCCGCCGCGGACCTCGGCCCGCTCCTGGACCCCTCGGCCGCCGTCTCCGCGCTCGCCTTCTACTCCCGGGGCCCCGTGCCGCGGAACCTCCTGGCCGCCTGCGACGACGGCGCGCTCCTCCTCTACGACGCCGACGGCTTCGCACTACTCGCCACGCTCCGCGCCTTCCCGCGCCACGAGGCCGTCGAGGGGCTCGCCGTGCACCCGTCGGGCCGCGTCGCGCTCGCCGTCGGCCGCGCGGGGGCGCTCGCCATGCTCAACCTCGTCCGTGGCCGCCGCAGCTTCGCCTGCCGCCTCGAGCGCCCCGCGTCCGCGGTCGCCTACGCTGAGGACAGGGACGGCGGGGACCGGTTCGTCATGGCTGCTGAGGAGAAGGTCAGCGTGCACGATTCCGTGGATGCCAGGATTATTCATCAGATGGACTGCGGCAAGAGGGTTCTCGCCATGGCGCCTGCCAAG AATGGAGTCCTTTACACTGGAGGCGAGGACCGTTGTGTTACTGCTTGGGATCTGTCCAGCGGCAAG GATATGGGACATTCGGACAATTGGGAATGGAAAGCCTACTCCATTAGCAGAGGCTAA
- the LOC136505259 gene encoding uncharacterized protein isoform X1, which produces MALVAGSYERFIWGFSLKTLTNPSATATSASPSETLTLAPLFSYSAHTGPVRCVAAAPRAGLAASGGADDSARLYDLPSAADLGPLLDPSAAVSALAFYSRGPVPRNLLAACDDGALLLYDADGFALLATLRAFPRHEAVEGLAVHPSGRVALAVGRAGALAMLNLVRGRRSFACRLERPASAVAYAEDRDGGDRFVMAAEEKVSVHDSVDARIIHQMDCGKRVLAMAPAKNGVLYTGGEDRCVTAWDLSSGKVSSRIEGAHATRVKGVVVFDNRKGGSELSNLIASASSDGVIRIWDIRTIGNGKPTPLAEANTKARLTCLAGTSLK; this is translated from the exons ATGGCTCTCGTCGCCGGCTCCTACGAGCGCTTCATCTGGGGCTTCTCCCTGAAAACCCTGACCAAcccctccgccaccgccaccagcgCCTCGCCCTCCGAGACCCTCACTCTCGCGCCGCTCTTCTCGTACTCGGCTCACACGGGCCCGGTGCGCTGCGTGGCCGCGGCGCCGCGGGCGGGGCTGGCGGCGTCCGGCGGCGCGGACGACTCCGCCCGCCTCTACGACCTCCCCTCCGCCGCGGACCTCGGCCCGCTCCTGGACCCCTCGGCCGCCGTCTCCGCGCTCGCCTTCTACTCCCGGGGCCCCGTGCCGCGGAACCTCCTGGCCGCCTGCGACGACGGCGCGCTCCTCCTCTACGACGCCGACGGCTTCGCACTACTCGCCACGCTCCGCGCCTTCCCGCGCCACGAGGCCGTCGAGGGGCTCGCCGTGCACCCGTCGGGCCGCGTCGCGCTCGCCGTCGGCCGCGCGGGGGCGCTCGCCATGCTCAACCTCGTCCGTGGCCGCCGCAGCTTCGCCTGCCGCCTCGAGCGCCCCGCGTCCGCGGTCGCCTACGCTGAGGACAGGGACGGCGGGGACCGGTTCGTCATGGCTGCTGAGGAGAAGGTCAGCGTGCACGATTCCGTGGATGCCAGGATTATTCATCAGATGGACTGCGGCAAGAGGGTTCTCGCCATGGCGCCTGCCAAG AATGGAGTCCTTTACACTGGAGGCGAGGACCGTTGTGTTACTGCTTGGGATCTGTCCAGCGGCAAGGTCTCCTCACGCATTGAGGGTGCTCATGCAACTCGTGTAAAAGGGGTTGTTGTTTTCGATAATCGCAAGGGTGGATCAGAGCTCTCCAATCTAATTGCTTCTGCTTCGTCTGATGGTGTCATAAGGATATGGGACATTCGGACAATTGGGAATGGAAAGCCTACTCCATTAGCAGAGGCTAATACAAAAGCAAGGCTAACTTGTCTTGCTGGAACGTCACTGAAAT GA
- the LOC136504851 gene encoding kinesin-like protein KIN-14R has translation MEDEGSGGRSPGQDGDRATAVVALAPFSPPRRAKTVRMSEACDFIIPYVGEERSPAASSGAARALVPASGGGGDGSASLPGGVPCEGALQDTPDYIRRSAARHRVAPLELFSASVSPPPPPPPPAALGAAAEGMASSEKCDAAGGVSESEAVGGGRTDSESLQPEEIEEDKPECCGLLKQQYGVLLREKEECRRLLEDMMRENELKSRQCREAQELLHDLQMELMRKSMHVGSLASAVEGQVKEKSRLCQLLKELGEKFMVLKLEHQNLRQESLEYKKCVLDASQMSATIQQYVNQYVSLECEFKDLKEKFNEEAKERKDLYNKIIELKGNIRVFCRCRPLNAEEIAEGASSAIDFDSAKDGELIVRGHVSSKKVYKFDSVFSPEEDQEKVFQKTAPYAISVLDGFNVCIFAYGQTGTGKTFTMEGIDGARGVNYRTLEELFRIINERESTFQYEITVSVLEVYNEQIHDLLLTGSQPGATTKRLEVRQVAEGVHHVPGLVEARVTNMNEAWEVLQTGSKARVVGSTNANEHSSRSHCIHCVMVKGENLMNGECIKSKLWLIDLAGSERVAKTDAQGERLKEAQNINKSLSALGDVISALAMKTPHIPFRNSKLTHLLQDSLSGDSKTLMFVQISPNENDVGETLCSLNFASRVRGIELGQAKKQVDVGELSRYKLMAGRAKQDSKNKDAQIKSMEERIQTLEAKNKTKDLLTLNLQEKIKELESQLLVERKIARQHVDNKIAQDHLQKQHGMKEENSYLRSPMAERNLNSTAEKTATPKDFGISKQMFSDRNIDTFSFKQLMSLGDEKENNPKAVQLPPTMKARRLSLCNGGAYQQPLNPASRRNSLIPLPQRSSLLPMPAAKPAAAAAPSPLDKITENLSSPQLCSPPVVSIDKGSRSKRINSILRRSLQKKVVIRPSLAAQAGKKAGAAAAQGTDNARRMARRVLVNGSGGGQKVQQNRDKGRGWNTGTSLRNNF, from the exons ATGGAGGACGAGGGCAGCGGCGGCCGGAGCCCGGGACAGGACGGGGACCGCGCCACGGCCGTCGTCGCGCTCGCgcccttctcgccgccgcgcagggCGAAGACGGTGAGGATGTCCGAGGCCTGCGACTTCATCATCCCCTACGTCGGCGAAG AGCGTTCGCCGGCGGCCTCGTCGGGAGCGGCGCGGGCGCTCGTACCcgccagtggcggcggcggcgacggctcgGCGTCGCTGCCCGGCGGCGTTCCGTGCGAGGGCGCGCTGCAGGACACGCCGGACTACATCCGGAGGAGCGCCGCGCGGCACAGGGTCGCGCCGCTCGAGCTCTTCTCCGCCTCagtctcgccgccgccgccgccaccaccgcccgcAGCACTTGGCGCCGCCGCTGAGGGCATGGCTTCTAGTGAGAAATGCGATGCTGCGGGTGGGGTGTCCGAGAGCGAGGCCGTGGGTGGTGGCCGAACCGACTCAGAGAGCCTGCAGCCGGAAGAAATTGAGGAG GATAAACCCGAATGCTGTGGCCTGCTGAAACAACAGTATGGTGTGCTTCTGCGGGAGAAGGAGGAATGCAGGAGGCTGTTAGAGGACATGATGAGGGAGAACGAGCTTAAGAGCAGGCAATGCCGTGAAGCCCAGGAGTTGCTCCATGATCTGCAGATGGAGCTGATGAGAAAGTCCATGCACGTTGGCTCACTAG CCTCTGCAGTGGAAGGGCAAGTGAAGGAGAAGAGTCGTTTGTGTCAATTATTGAAAGAATTGGGCGAAAAATTTATG GTTTTAAAGTTGGAGCACCAGAATCTAAGACAAGAATCACTAGAGTACAAAAAATGTGTGTTAGATGCTTCACAAATGTCCGCAACAATTCAGCAATATG TGAATCAATATGTAAGTTTGGAATGCGAGTTtaaagatcttaaagaaaagtTTAATGAAGAGGCAAAGGAGCGGAAAGATTTATACAACAAGATTATAGAGCTAAAGG GTAATATAAGAGTATTTTGTCGGTGCCGACCACTTAATGCAGAAGAAATAGCAGAAGGAGCTTCGTCAGCCATTGATTTTGACTCCGCAAAAGATGGAGAGCTCATTGTTAGGGGTCATGTATCTTCTAAAAAAGTATACAAATTTGATTCTGTCTTTAGCCCTGAAGAAGACCAAG AAAAGGTTTTTCAGAAAACTGCACCATATGCAATTTCAGTGTTGGATGGATTTAATGTTTGCATCTTTGCTTATGGGCAAACCGGTACTGGTAAAACATTTACCATGGAAGGAATTGATGGTGCTCGCGGTGTTAACTACCGGACTCTAGAAGAACTCTTTCGAATAATTAATGAAAGAGAGAGCACATTCCAATATGAGATTACTGTCAGTGTTTTGGAGGTGTACAATGAGCAGATTCATGATTTGCTACTTACAGGATCTCAACCAGGTGCAACAACAAAAAG ACTGGAAGTAAGACAAGTTGCAGAAGGGGTTCACCATGTACCAGGACTTGTTGAAGCACGGGTGACTAACATGAATGAGGCTTGGGAGGTGCTACAAACTGGCAGCAAAGCTAGAGTTGTGGGTTCCACAAATGCTAATGAGCATAGTAGTCGATCTCACTG TATACATTGTGTAATGGTCAAAGGAGAAAACTTGATGAATGGAGAATGTATAAAGAGcaaattatggctaattgaccttgCTGGAAGTGAACGGGTAGCAAAGACAGATGCACAAGGAGAAAGATTGAAAGAGGCACAGAACATAAACAAATCACTTTCTGCACTTGGTGATGTCATATCTGCTCTTGCAATGAAGACCCCGCATATACCCTTTAG GAATTCGAAGCTAACACACTTGCTGCAAGACTCACTAA GTGGAGATTCCAAAACTTTGATGTTTGTTCAAATCAGTCCTAATGAGAATGACGTGGGTGAAACTCTTTGTTCATTGAACTTTGCAAGTAGAGTACGAGGCATAGAGCTTGGTCAAGCTAAAAAGCAAGTCGATGTTGGAGAATTGTCAAGATACAAGCTCATG GCTGGGAGAGCCAAACAGGATAGCAAGAATAAAGATGCTCAGATTAAGAGTATGGAAGAAAGGATACAAACACTTGAAGCGAAGAATAAGACCAAAGATTTGCTCACTCTGAATCTCCAAGAGAAG ATCAAAGAGCTGGAATCACAGCttctagttgaaagaaagataGCACGGCAGCATGTCGACAACAAGATTGCTCAAGACCATCTGCAGAAGCAGCACGGCATGAAAGAAGAGAACTCGTACCTGAGAAGCCCAATGGCCGAGAGGAACCTCAACTCCACAGCAGAGAAAACAGCAACACCTAAAGACTTCGGCATCTCCAAGCAGATGTTCTCCGACAGAAACATTGACACTTTCAGCTTCAAGCAGCTGATGTCACTAGGGGACGAGAAGGAGAACAACCCTAAAGCTGTGCAGCTGCCGCCGACAATGAAAGCGAGACGACTCTCACTCTGCAACGGTGGAGCTTACCAGCAGCCGCTGAACCCGGCTTCGCGCCGGAATTCTCTGATACCGCTTCCACAGCGCAGCTCGCTGCTGCCAATGCCCGCAGCAaagcctgcagcagcagcagcgccatCACCGCTTGACAAGATCACAGAGAACCTGTCCTCGCCCCAGCTGTGCTCTCCTCCGGTTGTCTCCATCGACAAGGGCAGCAGGAGTAAGAGGATCAACAGCATCCTGCGGCGAAGCCTGCAGAAGAAGGTAGTCATTAGACCGTCTTTGGCGGCGCAGGCAGGGAAGAAAGCCGGCGCTGCAGCTGCCCAGGGGACTGACAACGCACGCAGGATGGCACGGCGAGTGCTGGTGAACGGCAGCGGAGGTGGGCAAAAGGTGCAGCAGAACAGGGACAAGGGGCGTGGGTGGAACACCGGGACGAGCCTCAGGAACAACTTCTGA